The Brachypodium distachyon strain Bd21 chromosome 4, Brachypodium_distachyon_v3.0, whole genome shotgun sequence nucleotide sequence AAATAGTTCAGATTTCTTGAACCGGCATTTGAAATCTAAAATTTCCTTGTTTAATCTCCACTGGCAAGAATTAAGAAACACATCAGACGTAGCAACACACGTACCATGGTCCCTTTCTCGATCACGAGGTCGAAGCTCTCGCTCTCAAACGGCAGGTCAAGCATGTCGGCCACCACCACATCCACACCTTCAGCAAGCACAAGGCAATTTCTCGCTCAAACAGTGGCGCCATTGGTAACGAACAATGCAGAAAGTGCATTCCTGCATTTTTGGTAAGCACAGTCGGTGAACTTACCGCTGGTGCCCTGCTCCGCCAGGCGGTCGCGCATCCTCTGGACAGCGACGGGCGAGAGGTCGATGCAGGTGATGCCGCCCGCGACACCCTCCCGCAGGAGCTCCTCCCCGAGCCGAGAGTTGCCGCAGCCGACCTCGAGAACCTGCGCACAGCAGATCGCAGCACAGTTCAAACTTACAAAACTCACAAATCAGGAGTCCCACAAAAATCATCTCAGGAATTGGGTGGGGGGAGCACGAACCGAGAGcgagggggagaggagagggacgaggaggtggcggaAGTGGGAGAAGTCCTTGAACCACTCGTAGTGCTCCTCCTTCCCGAACCGCTCGTCCCTGCAAAGCCAAGGCGGAGCTGCGTGAGAACGTTGCTCTCTGCTCGGGTCAGAAGAACCGGAAAGCAGAGATGGTTGCAAGGAATAGGGGGCGACCAGTAGGAGGGGTCGAGgtaggcggaggcggtgcaCGGGGCGACGTCGTCCGCCATCGGCGCCAGGGAGCGTAAAGCTTCgctgccggccggcggctGGAAGTGCGGAGGAGCCTGGGAACCGACGACGAAGGCGGCGGTGGGCTAGACGAACCCTATGATGGTGTGGGTATAGCCGTCTGATGGAGATTGGGCGGAGATTAGCCGTACTGAAGCTTAAAAAGAACTCCATACGGTTAAACAAAATTTCCATTGCCGGGATTTGAACCCGGGTCGTCTGGGTGAAAGCCAGATATCCTAACCGGACTAGACGACAATGGATTTCTGCAACAAAATATCTTTAAAATCTGTTAATCCCAACTTCCGTGTTACTCCTCCCATATATTAGGTGTCTTGGTGAACGCGAAACTACGACACTTCATGTGTGACCAGGGAGTACAGTGCAACGTGCTTCAGAAGATGCTTATATAATTAAACTGGGTAAAGCATCGATGCTTATTTCTAAACCAGAGTTGCCTAGTTAGGACAAAAATCGGGTGCCACGCCCTATCCTTACAGCTTGTATGCTGCAGATGCCAGTCGGACATGCGAAtttgcttgcatgcatgtgttccATTAAGAAGTTACTTGAATCCATGTATTAGCAGACCAAAATACCGGTAGCATTTATAAACTTAGAACTTCAAACATATTTTTAGTGTATTTACTCTTAAACAGTGTGTCTAATTGAATGATTGTGTTCATCTTTGACTTTCTTTCATCGAGACATCAAAACTAGATCTTATTTGGTTATGCGTCCacgatattttttttgtcttgaaAGTTGCCACGCATCCGTTTATAAAGCTGCCATCGATCATCAGTTTACAAACTTACCACGTCTCAAGTTTCTTGCCGTGTTTTTTATTCTAGATATGTCAATGCCGGAGTTTTTTTGGCTTGTGTACATGTGTAAACACGAATATATGAAAGACCCTACAACGTGTATGTTAGCCAGTGCCTTCTTGTTATACAAAAGAAGTTGTCACCATAGTGACACTATATTGACCACACATTTGGTACATAATTGCCACCAAAATCTTGATACTCcgaatgatttttttttttgtgtgaacACAAATATATGAAAGACGCTGCAACTTGATCTCTCTGTTAGCCAGTGCCTCTAGTTATTGATTTTGATTCGGACAACTGTTTGCAGTATAAAacaatttgaaattttcaaTCAACTTCGACTATGCTAATGTCATCTTATTCTCAGGTGCACCCACTCATTTCATCTTTTTTCCCATATGCGTGCGTCCCGGAAAATTATGGATGGAGGCacttttgtatttttcatgtaACATGAACGACATGACAAGTTGTTTCAGCTAGATAGTGTCTCTGTTTCACTCTTTGGGATACTAGGTTTCAATATGTCTCGtcattatgtttttttttacggaaagCTTTAGGTCATAAGACCTATagcaaattaaaataaaatattatttACATCAAAAGCAAAGAAGAGCCACCTCGTCATTATGCAGACcaagaatttattaaaactagcaaaagacccgtgcgttgctacaaAACAACGATAAATGTATTAAGATATcaattttaaagtttgacgTTTCATGAACACACATGCCTACAACCATTACCATGTGTTTATCTGTTGTGAGGCTATGCTCCGGTAACTGACCACCCCATCTCTCTGACTCTCCCTCTGCCCCATCTCCTGGCCGAGGGCCGCGCAACCCAGCAAGAGGcttttttcttcgtcttcctcctggcATACGACCACGAACTAAGAAGGCATGCAGACGCAGGTGCAGCCATGGTGTCGCGGGTTTGAATCCCACCAAATCAATCGTTTCTCTCCGAATTAAAACTAGGAAACTAATCCCCACTGATTGATGAACCGATCATGCCCATAAATTCTTCGTTTGCCATCCTTTTGATCTTCCTTTGAAAACATTCAGTAGATTATTGGTACGTAATGAAAATAACTAGCTACACATTTAGACCGTGATGTTTCTGTTAATGGTGATCAGTACATGTACATACATAACTCACTAACCGAGTTTGAGATGTAATTTGAATGATATGTTGTTCTATGTCCTTGTACAGCTCATGCTCTAGCCATTTTAACACTCTCTTTATTTCCAGTAGTCTATATAGTTACATATTTTCTAGAAATATCTCCACATATTTATCGTAAAGAGATCAAGTAGATATTTAACAGAATAAACAAAACTCTTTCTCGTTATTGCTACATTAACAACGGTAAAAGAAGTATCAAATAGTACATCCATTTTATATGCACATCCTTCCCTTGAAAAATGTACATATGAAATAGATTCTTTCGGGGGAATTGTACCCCTAGTGCTTtatttccctcaaaaaattAAGGATGTTTCCAAATCTATGCtcggatttatttatttttatcccGAAGGATCGATATTGACGAATAATGATTGTCCCTACTTGTGAAACAAATTAGTTGAAGCCGAGAGGAGCACAATTAAGTTTTCGAAGTTTAATTTCCACTAAAAAAACTCGAAGACCAGGGCTGCAAGTTCGGAAAATAGATTCCCTCCTCAAAATTTTCTCTATTTCGTCACGACCTCATTTTTGTACTGGTTGGGGGCCGGGGGTTGACGATGTATATAGGTAAATCCTTCATCTTCATGTACGAGAAAGGGACTAAACATGAGTGAGGAAGCTATCCTCTTATATGGTTGATGATCACTCAATTAGGGAGAATTACCCCTGGCTGAAGGCGGTTCAACAGAAAGATTGAATCCCACCGACAAGAACTCCAGGAAGATCCCGAGTTGGTAAATTAGGCTAGTTTAGCTACTCTTTGATTATTTCTCAAGAGAGCAAAGATTAAAGCATGATGTAGGCCATTACCCTTCGAGGGGGCTAAACTGGGGTAACTCGGTGTTTAGAATATCCTTGAAGAGTTGAAGTCGTACACGGTATCCTCTCGTTGCGCCCACTTCCTATACCCTTCCTGCAACTCTCGTTTTGCAGGATCTCGACATGAAGACCCCATATGCTTAGAAGGGTCGTCGGCATGTTGTTTGGATGGTCCAAATATATGCTAGTTGTGGGCTCATGTTGTTAACCAGCATATATAGTGAATATCAATAGGAGTACTTGTAAATTTTCTTCCTATCTTCAAAAACATGATATTTTTAAATAGCATACATAATATAAATAGTCCACGAATTAAATATTCTCCCTTTTTTTAGTATGCCGTCTTATAAAATAAAGACGTTTCCCAAACCCGTGTATTATATCAATGAATCCATaaatttaattattatttttcaatcATGTTTGAACAAATGATCCAAATATAGTTGGACTAAGTTTTGGTCAATATTTTTTAAGTGTGTTCTGGTATTTCTAGACGGAGCTATGGACAGATAGGTAGCAATTTCTAGTTGAAAAGTTGAATAGCCCCAAGACAATGCATGTCAACCTAGCTACATTTATGCGGAGGGTCTTATTCAAGAGTCAAGACCACCCTTGCtctacctcctcctccactcccAACGCCTCAACTCCAAACCAACACACACCCATAAATCCACAACACATAACCCCTCTTTTTCcagaagcagcagctagctagctaagcttaGTATCAAGCTGCACCCATGGCGCCACCGCTACGCCGGCCATACGCCTCTCT carries:
- the LOC100839036 gene encoding EEF1A lysine methyltransferase 4; translation: MADDVAPCTASAYLDPSYWDERFGKEEHYEWFKDFSHFRHLLVPLLSPSLSVLEVGCGNSRLGEELLREGVAGGITCIDLSPVAVQRMRDRLAEQGTSGVDVVVADMLDLPFESESFDLVIEKGTMDVLFVDSGDPWNPNPTTVDNVMKMLEGIHKVLKPGGIFVSVTFGQPHFRRRFFEAPGFTWSVKWSTFGDGFHYFFYSLQKGKRSAESHGPQDALPAAPSINMFHEELESEDYIFLTNVDEL